Proteins encoded together in one Rhea pennata isolate bPtePen1 chromosome 27, bPtePen1.pri, whole genome shotgun sequence window:
- the ANKRD24 gene encoding ankyrin repeat domain-containing protein 24 translates to MKQICLCATASFASQDWTKNDEKLLQAVDYNDAGRVTSLLVRKGLVATKLDSEGKSAFHLAAMRGNVDCLEAMLAHGVDTMTKDSSGYTALHLASKHGHPQCVSKLLQASCPVDVADSSGRTALHHAAVSGCISCLEILCDFKAPLNVKDKDGFTPLILAAKMSHSELCRYLLHRGATVNSRDLQGRTALMLACENGSVETVEVLVNAGARVTVVDSTGHDAAHYSLATGNALIQHFLQEAAQRQSWASEEELAEQTSQTSSPSQSSGREKSSTPRKRKAPLPPPGTLSQEDRDAYEEIVRLRQERAQFLQKIRGLEQQEKQRREQAELDEGSIRFMEKQIHELEQRLAARDGEKERLGKEVEALRSRLSSLENEKENTSYDIETLQDEEGELLEFPGAELLLSKKTLSPSTEELLATLQGQVQSLTMQNKELREKIQILENYERDESDLSASRDFVPVSLYDSLKCELEQLKEQHVKAQAALQALEGERSAVEQLTEQLAQTQGKYEAALAEVQALREQMQLGILLVGEPAEGTGTELAVAKTALQQAREALEKREQRVRELQSRLEAREAAGGPRASSEEASREKAALLERCGRAEAAAESLRRSLEAKTWDWQAAGGPEPEAGVLEQRLVELTRQHSEVMAQLGRLRDVLSCKEAELDALREQLAARPVARQEHEEALSRLRRTQALRERAARLEAEAEAKGREATRLEAELVKAQEAAVPRGEHEAMQAGLRAEVAALAQRLSDLMRRHEKTCEEVFRVQRQALFMKSEKQAAEERLAAAHKQLEEARAEARRLQDLHGRVEDSSRLVRDKDRKITELSKEVFKLKEALNALPEPRGAPQLPPDTATLQARIQTLETQLAEMETRHSKVVTLYRSHLLYAVQVRLPQGHMDEDVQRLLCQILKMQQLQEQGR, encoded by the exons ATGAAGCAGATCTGCCTCTGTGCCACTGCCTCCTTTGCG AGCCAGGACTGGACTAAGAATGATGAGAAGCTCCTGCAAGCTGTGGACTATAATGATGCTGGGAGAGTGACATCACTGCTTGTCCGCAAGGGCCTGGTTGCCACCAAGTTGGACTCAGAGGGAAAATCTGC GTTCCACTTGGCTGCCATGCGGGGGAATGTGGACTGCCTCGAAGCCATGCTGGCCCACGGCGTGGACACCATGACCAAGGACAGCTCAG GTTACACTGCCCTGCACTTGGCATCCAAGCACGGCCATCCGCAATGCGTGAGCAAGTTGCTGCAG GCTTCCTGCCCTGTTGACGTGGCTGACAGCAGCGGCCGGACAGCACTGCACCATGCAG CTGTCAGCGGCTGCATCTCATGCTTGGAGATCCTCTGTGATTTCAAGGCTCCCTTGAACGTCAAGGACAAG GATGGCTTCACGCCACTGATCCTTGCCGCCAAGATGAGCCACTCGGAGCTGTGCCGATACCTGCTGCACCGTGGAGCGACTGTGAACAGCCGAGATCTGCAAGGAAG AACAGCCTTGATGCTGGCCTGTGAGAATGGCAGCGTGGAGACTGTGGAGGTGCTTGTCAACGCGGGTGCCCGGGTGACCGTGGTTGACTCCACAGGCCACGATGCAGCTCACTACAGCCTGGCCACAGGCAATGCTCTCATCCAGCACTTCCTGCAGGAGGCTGCCCAGCGCCAGTCCTGGGCCAGTG AAGAGGAGTTGGCTGAGCAGACCTCCCAG ACATCTTCGCCCAGCCAGTCCTcaggcagggagaagagcagcaCCCCAAGGAAGAGGAAAGCCCCCCTGCCACCCCCAGGCACCCTGAGCCAG GAGGACAGGGACGCCTATGAGGAGATTGTGAGGCTGCGGCAGGAACGGGCCCAATTCTTGCAGAAGATCAGGGGCTTGGAGCAACAGGAGAAGCAGAGACGGGAG caggcagagctggaCGAGGGCTCCATTCGCTTCATGGAGAAGCAG ATCCATGAGCTGGAGCAGCGGCTGGCAGCACGGGATGGTGAGAAGGAGCGTCTGGGCAAGGAAGTGGAGGCTCTACGAAGCCGCTTGTCCTCGCTGGAG AATGAGAAGGAGAACACGAGCTACGACATCGAGACACTGCAGGACGAAGAGGGAGAGCTGCTCGAGTTCCCAG GGGCAGAGCTACTGCTCTCCAAGAAGACGCTGAGTCCCTCGACCGAGGAGCTGCTGGCCACGCTGCAGGGGCAAGTGCAGTCCCTCACCATGCAGAACAAGGAGCTGAGGGAGAAAATACAG ATCCTGGAGAACTACGAGAGGGACGAGAGCGACTTGTCTGCCTCGAGGGACTTTGTGCCTGTCAGCCTCTACGACTCCCTCAAGTGCGAACTggagcagctgaaggagcagcaCGTCAAGGCGCAGGCTGCCTTGCAGGCTCTGGAAGGTG AGAGAAGTGCCGTGGAGCAGCTCACTGAGCAGCTAGCCCAGACCCAGGGCAAGTACGAGGCAGCCCTGGCTGAGGTGCAGGCGCTGCGGGAGCAGATGCAGCTGGGCATCCTCTTGGTGGGGGAGCCCGCCGAGGGCACTGGCACTGAGCTGGCGGTGGCAAAGACTGCACTGCAGCAGGCCAGGGAGGCCCTGGAAAAGCGGGAGCAGCGGGTGAGGGAGCTGCAAAGCCGGCTGGAAGCACGTGAGGCGGCTGGGGGGCCCCGGGCCAGCTCTGAG GAGGCCTCACGGGAGAAGGCAGCCTTGCTGGAGCGCTGTGGCcgggcagaggcagcagcagagtcCCTGCGCCGCAGCCTGGAGGCCAAGACGTGGGACTGGCAGGCAGCAGGCGGTCCGGAGCCAGAGGCTGGGGTGCTGGAGCAGCGACTGGTGGAGCTGACACGGCAGCACAGTGAGGTGATGGCCCAGCTGGGGCGGCTGCGGGACGTGCTGAGCTGCAAGGAGGCTGAGCTGGATGCTCTGCGGGAGCAACTGGCCGCCCGACCCGTGGCCCGCCAGGAGCACGAGGAGGCCCTGTCACGGCTGAGGCGG ACGCAGGCGCTgcgggagcgggcggcccgGCTGGAGGCCGAGGCAGAGGCCAAGGGGCGCGAGGCCACCCGGCTGGAGGCCGAGCTGGTGAAGGCCCAGGAGGCGGCGGTGCCGCGAGGCGAGCACGAGGCGATGCAGGCTGGGCTGCGGGCCGAGGTGGCAGCGCTGGCGCAGCGCCTGAGCGACCTGATGCGGCGGCATGAGAAGACGTGTGAGGAGGTGTTCAGGGTGCAGCGCCAGGCGCTCTTCATGAAGAGCGAGAAGCAGGCGGCTGAGGAGCGCCTGGCTGCTGCGCACAAGCAGCTGGAGGAAGCGCGGGCTGAGGCGCGGCGCCTCCAGGACCTCCACGGCCGTGTCGAGGACTCGAGCCGGCTGGTCAGGGACAAGGACAGGAAG ATCACTGAGCTCTCCAAAGAGGTCTTTAAGCTGAAGGAGGCTTTGAACGCCCTCCCCGAGCCCCGAGgtgccccacagctgcctcCCGACACTGCCACGCTCCAGGCCAGGATCCAGACACTGGAGACGCAGCTGGCG GAGATGGAGACACGGCACAGCAAGGTGGTCACACTGTACCGGAGCCACCTGCTCTATGCAGTGCAGGTGAGGCTGCCAC AGGGCCACATGGATGAAGACGTGCAGAGGCTCCTGTGCCAGATCCTGAAGATGCAGCAGCTACAGGAACAGGGCAGATGA